Proteins co-encoded in one Aspergillus flavus chromosome 2, complete sequence genomic window:
- a CDS encoding fungal-specific transcription factor domain-containing protein, which translates to MDPAQSGDAPQGNTQGTTDDPQNSSAKRKWRRNRIACDACHARRVRCDRAFPCSRCLRSEIQCEFTRERRKRGRIARSKQTNTNGGTEKLSAALSNGRVPAPSTADAGGDAVATPAPNGSPSSSFPHRSPGTNEMTASAPSVDERRSQAELPLAPRKLAPGGNVTEEWLAAAHVSPGSYDFLGGGLGEGPFPRMFDVWSGVDLSNNSGPTPQGAKVSGAGQTPGVPPASLKYPVLQPLMPFLDANLPRRLVFDLLELYFTSAFSTQMHPVCHHIHSYILRKASFLSRDAPRPSTPALLASMLWVAALDDRAFALSISPQQRKNICQFLCALTIRLLRPLIHVSFKDQGASLSEPVGQELPPTTVHHPFEGGGDDRGLVGPAGSLDDVITYIHVASIISSSEQKAASMRWWHAAFTLARELKLNQEIEVLPNVDTQTEGSSPSFDYALPGWNGVETRPFFDFSNPTRPSLNCVCDRHDMHNTITEEHREERRRAWWLLYIMDRHLALCYNRPLALLDAESEDLLLPLDEGSWQSGNIHSNSPRPDGPQCLLSGDKYKRRVFPNFVCHDHSIFGFFLPLMTITGELIDLNQSRNHPMLGVRLNGKDAWDVHVNAVLGQLEIYKASLTTFAATASDPEAPLSYAYPPPKSDTNGVDPALTQAYSWHTQTVISYASYLVHVLHILLVGKWDPVSLIEDKDFWTSSPAFASTISHALDAADSVDQILRFDPDISFMPYFFGIQLLQGSFLLLLIVERLQKEAGEGILNACEVMIRATESCVVTLNTEYQRNFRQVMRSAVAQARGRPVNHSEIRHRRKAVLALYRWTRKGTGLAL; encoded by the coding sequence ATGGACCCAGCCCAGTCGGGGGATGCGCCGCAAGGCAATACACAAGGCACAACCGATGACCCCCAAAATAGCTCCGCCAAGCGGAAATGGAGACGCAACCGCATCGCCTGCGACGCCTGCCACGCACGGCGCGTGCGATGCGACCGGGCTTTTCCCTGTTCGCGCTGCCTCCGCAGTGAGATTCAATGTGAATTCACTCGTGAACGTCGGAAACGAGGTCGCATTGCTCGATCCAAGCAGACCAACACCAATGGCGGGACCGAAAAGTTATCCGCGGCGCTTTCGAATGGACGTGTCCCCGCACCCTCGACAGCGGAtgctggaggagatgctgtTGCAACGCCGGCACCGAACGGCTCTCCATCATCCAGTTTTCCGCACCGGTCGCCGGGAACGAACGAGATGACGGCATCCGCGCCCAGTGTTGATGAGCGTCGTTCGCAAGCCGAACTGCCATTGGCCCCACGAAAGCTGGCACCAGGGGGCAATGTGACGGAAGAATGGTTGGCAGCAGCACACGTGTCTCCGGGCTCATACGATTTCTTGGGCGGAGGGTTAGGGGAGGGACCCTTTCCCCGAATGTTTGATGTATGGAGTGGCGTAGATTTGTCCAACAATAGCGGTCCCACGCCGCAAGGAGCGAAAGTGTCGGGGGCGGGCCAAACACCGGGAGTCCCTCCGGCCTCCCTGAAATATCCGGTCTTGCAGCCGTTGATGCCTTTTCTGGATGCAAACCTGCCCCGGAGGCTGGTTTTCGATTTGCTGGAGTTGTATTTCACCAGTGCTTTTTCGACCCAGATGCATCCGGTGTGCCATCATATCCATTCCTATATCCTACGCAAAGCCTCTTTCCTCAGTCGCGATGCGCCTCGCCCCAGCACCCCGGCCCTGTTAGCCAGTATGCTATGGGTAGCGGCGCTGGATGACCGGGCTTTTGCCTTGTCGATTTCGCCCCAGCAGCGGAAGAACATCTGCCAGTTTCTTTGTGCACTCACCATCCGTTTACTGAGACCGTTGATCCATGTGTCTTTCAAAGACCAGGGTGCCTCTCTGAGTGAGCCAGTGGGTCAGGAATTGCCCCCGACCACGGTACACCATCCGTTTGAAGGGGGTGGGGATGACCGGGGCCTGGTAGGACCGGCGGGGTCGCTGGATGATGTGATCACCTATATCCATGTAGCGTCCATCATCTCATCGAGTGAGCAGAAAGCGGCCAGCATGCGATGGTGGCATGCGGCGTTTACCCTGGCTCGTGAGCTCAAGCTGAACCAGGAGATTGAGGTGCTGCCGAATGTGGACACTCAAACCGAAGGGTCGAGCCCATCGTTCGATTATGCGTTACCGGGTTGGAATGGCGTGGAAACCAGACCCTTTTTTGACTTCTCGAACCCCACCCGACCGAGCTTGAATTGTGTCTGTGACCGCCATGACATGCATAATACGATCACCGAAGAGCATCGCGAGGAGCGTCGTCGGGCGTGGTGGTTATTGTATATTATGGATCGGCATCTAGCGTTGTGCTACAACCGACCATTGGCATTACTGGACGCAGAAAGCGAAGATCTACTTTTGCCTTTGGACGAGGGGTCCTGGCAGTCAGGGAATATCCACAGCAACAGTCCTCGACCCGACGGGCCTCAGTGTTTACTTTCTGGCGACAAATATAAGCGTCGCGTTTTTCCGAATTTCGTCTGCCACGACCACTCTATCTTCGGGTTTTTTTTGCCACTTATGACTATTACTGGAGAGTTGATTGATTTAAATCAGTCTCGCAATCATCCGATGCTCGGCGTGCGGCTGAATGGGAAAGACGCGTGGGATGTCCATGTCAATGCAGTTTTGGGACAACTGGAGATTTACAAAGCCAGCCTGACGACGTTTGCGGCCACAGCCTCGGATCCTGAGGCCCCACTTTCGTATGCATATCCGCCGCCCAAGTCGGATACTAATGGGGTTGATCCCGCCCTCACCCAAGCATATTCCTGGCATACCCAAACCGTGATCTCCTATGCGTCGTACCTGGTGCACGTTCTGCATATTCTACTTGTGGGTAAATGGGACCCGGTCTCTTTGATTGAAGACAAAGATTTCTGGACGTCCTCACCTGCATTTGCCTCTACGATTTCCCATGCGCTAGACGCAGCCGACTCGGTGGACCAGATCCTCCGGTTCGATCCTGATATTAGTTTTATGCCATATTTCTTTGGCATCCAACTATTGCAAGGCAGCTTTTTGCTGCTCCTGATTGTCGAACGCCTGCAGAAGGAAGCAGGCGAGGGCATCCTGAACGCGTGTGAAGTG